The Pieris rapae chromosome 8, ilPieRapa1.1, whole genome shotgun sequence genomic interval CGAATGTGCGATGCACGAATTCTTCTTTCAAGCAGCTGTCTATTTAGTTAGAAACGCCTAATGTTGTATTTAAGAAAGATATCGTTTCCTTAGAACTTATACAACACAAAAACTATCTCACTGatcaaaatttcattatatttcatacaaattagtattatttgaaatGAGTTTTAATGAAGCGAATCTAATCACTTAAGTTAAGATCGATCTATTGATTATGTTTCACATAACATTAATTCCCATGAGGAATGAAAcgaaaagataaaattattctaaaattattgatCTAAAATCGAATTATAATATCCAAAAGCGCCAGTCTTTTAACAGTCTGTATTTATAAACTGccaaataaaagtaatgtgCTTATTATtgctgaatataaaaaatatctggtGTTGAATGAAAGCTACCAATATCAGATATAtcgtaaaactttttatgacaataatatgtaattcttAATTTGGTGCTTTTAAAATGCGCTTGCCATTGTTAACTTTCGTTCACACATACATTTGCCAATCGGAAACGAAAACATCGTTTTCAAAATTGATCCCTTAAATATACTAGAGGTGTTCTCGATTCCGTCACGATTAAACGACTCGATGTTGTAAACGTAATCGATTGATCTGAGTGTGCGTTCCCACGCCACGCCTGCACCAGGAAAAAGAGTACGCTGCCGAAATACGACCCTCCGTATGTCAAGAAACCCATCGCTAAGAGCTTCGCGGGCGGATCCACTACCTCCAACAACTCGCAAGAGGACATCTCCATGGAGACCGGGAAGATACATTCATTCAACAACACGTTTAGGTGTGTACCACAACTTTTCTATTGCCTCTCCCTTCTTACTGTCACACTTCTCCCGACTACAATACTTTCACTATCAACCTATAGATCtattgaaatagttttataaataattaacctaTTACAAAAGATGTATGTGCTTTTGAAGGATTTGGCATTTCTAAAGTTAATTTGTAATTCTCTGAAGCACATCACATTACTATTTTATCCTGTTATGTATTCCCCTACTAAAACTCTGTTTCCTCTTCTAATCGGATCTGGTGATCAAACAGAAACCTCCTAAGGTATGTCGATGCTTGGCGGTTGTTTCGCCTCACCgctctatttttttatttagacaatTATCGCTTTTATTACACTCGCCTAACAGCAACTCGGCTTCTGGTGTCCACGATGTGGGGTGACGTAGACCAACCGAACTCACAGTACGCGCCCAGACACGCTTTTTGGTCTTACTTACACTAAATAGATTTGTGCTGTATCTGATTGGCAGTAACTTGCACTAAAGTTCTTTTGAGCAAGTTTTTTAGAAGTACGTAGTTCGTAGTATGAAAACGCTAGAAAAGTGCGATTGGTAAGCAGTAATTCAGCAATTTGGTATTTAGGCAAAATATAGTTATGAATGCAATTTCATACATTGATACGAAAATTGACAACCCTAAAATTTCTCCGTCACCTGAACAATTTTTCCAAATTTCTCAGCCGTGGCGACTCGCAGCGCGTTATCTTCAGACAGGGCAATCACATGTCTGGGGCTGGTGGCGCTGGCCGTTATCCGTGAGTTGCCATTGAACCAGTCTATTAATCTGTTATCTTGATGTTGCCTTACagaggaaatatttatacattatgagGTTTCTTTCCCTTTAGCATTAGCGAATAATGAGTGATATTAGAAAATAGCAATAGCGAACACTCTTTCCTCACATAGTCAGAACACTAGTGCCATATGCATGCGCAAAACCCATTTTTgctgttgtattttttataactttaggTCGTTatagtaatacatatattattacctTCAGAGACCACAATAAGATGAAGCGCGTCCATTCAGGAAGTGAAGATGACCCAACACATTCAGGTAActaaaaactgtttatttcTTTGAGAATTTTACCAAgtgcatataaaaatcattatgttATAACTTTTACCAAACATTTTATCAGCTAATCAACATATgaacaaaaactttaattaaattaataaatacggactttacattgattttaaaaaaatgcgttTCAGGTGAAGAAGATATTGCATTTATTGATGTGACACCTGGTAATATGTCAAAGCTGCCAGAGAAAGGTATTCTTAAGAAGCACGGCTATGGAGCTATAGATGGTAAAGATAAATGGGGAGACGACTCACAATCTGAACATCTGGAGGCAGGTTCTCAGTCAGACGGCCAGGAACCAGCTGGAGCTGTTGCTGAtatggaatataagtttaaggTATGAGTTCAATTtcctttaaaacttttttttgcaAGAATAAGTCTGTATTTTACCAAAAACGTTCCAAGAATTACTTAAACTGTGGGTAATGGAAAATAATTGTTGGTCCGAAAAAGCCTATTCTAATTTTCAGAATTATCATATATTCACTCATTTATTCTTGATTAATACAACATTAGCCATTGCTTTCTCTCGAAATATATGATCCGCCATTAAAACATCATAAGCTCTAACAAGTTTTACAATGGATTTAACTGATGTTTCAGGATTTGAATGGCTACCACGAGAATATAATTGAAGCATTAAAAACTGCAGCAGCTCAACGTGCATCTGGTGCCTCGGGATCGGGAGAACTTCATGCTTTACAGGACTTCGAATACAACAGGGAGAGGGCACCTAGTGCTGAAAGGATACATGAGACAGAGTTTAGAAGACAGAGAGGTGAAGAGGAGGAAGATGACCAGCGACCTTGCGGACCTTATCGCATCAGAAACTTGGAAGACCTCATCCGGCAATTGGAACACCACTCCAGTCGGCACATGAGTCCCTCTGGTTCCGAGGACATCAGGATGTCAGAGACTGAAGCTGATAGACATTATAGGGTTGATGATGTGGCACcgtgagtattatttttaatagtaatctATCTgttgaattttattgttttattttcttttggaAGCCTGTACTAGATCAACACATTTCAAAGTCCATAATTTCATAGGCTTTATTTTCgtattcatttttcatttaagcAAAACATAAAGCTTTCATATTAAGCTTATAGCAGCGAGCTTCGGAAGTCGTcaaattctttttttcttatctcagaacttttatttaaataaatacagatattttcCGTGACTTTCTTgttgataaaaacaaaatcgtatTACACTAAACTAAAtcattgattttattacagtgtaaacattatattagttTGTTAGAATTGGTAACAaaagtatttactatattcttaacgtaataattttaatttaataattagagaatgaaaacaaatttaaaaagtttggcgTCTGTGGCCGTGTAATTATCAGACACATATATATTGGTTATAAAATCTCGTAGATTTAGTTCGTTTGggattacaatttaaaaccgCAAAAACTGTTACTTTAAATGGGGATTTAAAGTCTTTACTATCATATATATCGGTTATAATTCCAACAAATTTTATCGGCGTATTGAAGGCGGTCGGCCGACAGTCGATGCCGTGGTCGTCCTCCGCCGGGCGAGGAAGAGACGCGCTTTAGCTACAGAGGCTTTCGGGGCAGCGGGCGGCACCACTCAGGCATATTCGCTGCGCCCGCGCCGGGCTTGCTTCCGCATGGGCACGCCCCACATACGCACTCGACGCACCGCGTCCCACCCGACGATGACGCTCTCTACGAGACTGCTGACGCTGAACGACTCCGGGACGCACCCGATAGCGAAAGGTACGCTTTCTCGTCCTCCCCTTGAAACTTGGTAAGAGCTGGTAGTTAGCTGCAATATTCGGGCAAACTAttacgtaatattatttataattaaacactaGATCAATTTCAACATTAACGTCACAAACTTTATTAATCATGTTTCacttatcattttttatataataatgctCTTCATTAAAACGGGCTCCGAagtcttattataaattcaaagttgcgttttgttaatttttttcagttgcaaaattttacatattttaattcatttgatTTCTTCCTTTAGATtcgaaaatgttatatttacaaacCTAATCAGTTTCATGTTATGCCCTCAACTGTAACTCGTAGCAAATCATATAAACACCGTCTACATATAGTCTCATTTCCACGCGGTCAAATTGGCTAGAAGAGACTCTGGAGCCCGTCCGGCGCCACAGAGCGCGCTCTCCGTTCCTGTTCTCTATCATTTTCTAGTGATGAATTTATTCAAGCTCAACAACAGTTAGCCCGGTGGGCGAGTGAAGAGACGGTAGCGGCGCGGGATTACTTCCCATCGCCAGTCGGCAGCTCGGCCAGCGACCGCCCCGCCGCATTTCCGGAGTACACCCACTGACCCCGCACTATCGACACCGCTAGCTTAGGACGCACATAGTGAATGCGCATGTGAATACGTATTAATCGTTAGATCGTCAAATGTACATATATCATAAAGTGCACGTTATGATATGActgaaatatttagtttagcGTTACGCCACGAGCGTGCCCCGCGGCGGCGTCGTTCGTGGAGCGATGTTATGTTCGTTTTGAATCGATACGCTTTATGTCTAACGCGCCGCGCGCGACGCCACCGCGGCCGAGTGTTTGTCTAGTGTAAGTGACTAATTGTTCGATGGATGTAGCTGTAAGTGCGGTGCCGAGGTCCCTCTCGCGTCGAGCTCGGCACTTGTGAAGACGGGCTCAACGATCCGCTACTTAGATAGGCGTTtaacaaattacataaatacacaagCGAAGCTTTAACGTGTCATGAGTTAGTTGGATTGATAAGGTTGAAGCGCGACGCGAGCTCGGCGACGTAGATCCGTGAGTTGTTTGGTTCGTCGTAGCACGAAGGCGGGCACCCGTCCCCGGAGAGTCAGTCAGTCGCTATCATACCGCATCACCTCTCCGACAAACAGCCCACTTCGCGAGGTTTACTTATTGACACTGGATATATCGAATGTCTATTTCGTTTCGGATTCTCAAAGGCGTCAACGTCACTCTAGCAATTAGTTTGAAATTCAGAGATCTTGCGACACCATGCACTATAAAGTTTTTGTATCTAGTCTATTGCGTACACATGTTCTAAATAGGTTACGTTAATGTGAATAAAGGTTATTTCGGATTTTATCAGAACGTATATTGTacctgtatatgtatattataattgtatctattaaatttaacacgaATTTACCCAAACTTGTGGAAGATGTTGAAGTACACATACTGACGAAACGTCATGACTCGCAGCGTTTTTTACTAGAAACGCGAAATAGATTAGTTCTAGGTATTTAAACgcataaatcaaatattaccAATGGAAGTTATAGTTCGATTGTAGTTTAATGTGTCAAATGAGTCTCGGTGCTTCGTCAGGGATGGTCCCTATATGTTATagttttctgttttaatttattgtgacAATTTAGGGCGTTATCGTTTCATTCGCGTTTGCGCTAGGTTAGGTGGCTTGCCACGTTGTAACTAGtagttaattaaagtaaaatcaaTGAATAGACATCAACAATTCGTTTAACTTCAATGTGGACGAATCGTCGTCTGTGCggctttttttataactatgaCGATGTGCTGCATTCCCGTTTCGAGCTCAAAACACATCTTCAGTGGATTAAAAAAGCTGTACTGACGTATTTCGTTAAATATACAAACGATGTTGAGCCTAAGGGTCTcgattttaagtaattaatcttATAGGTAATGGTTATAATGTGTAAGtctaaatagtaaaatattaattcgtaCAGGGTAGTCATAAATTCAATACTCTGTGACTGGGCGTGGCACTCGCTAAGACTAAGATAAAACTTGATATCGagtgaaatttaaattgcatCAAATATATACATCTCTATGTCTGCATTTATCAATGAATATCTATCACTTTCGCGCATTTAATAAAGCGTATTGTCGACACGTCGCGCCCAGTCGGCGTCGCGTGCGCGAATCATTTGAAACATCCGTGCGTGCGGTCGAGACCTAAGACGGTAAATACGGGTATAGTTTATTACGATACCAATATTACTTCTTACTCTGCGGTTATGCATTAAGTCCAAAACACTGCCAGAGCCAGTGaggtaattaataagtatCACGTAATTATTTGTAGGCATGAAAAATTTTGGTAAGACGCTCAATTTCCAGTTGtgtgtatgtaattttaaaccgTTGtcgtataatttaaatagtaattgatgtgtataaGAAAAGTAGATAACACTTACCCTAGGTaggaaaaaaaacaacagTTTATATTGGTTGTACGATAACTATGTGTATAGAAAATTCAATCAGAGAACCAGTTACTTAAAGTTCAGTTATAAAGAATTTAGCTAATGTATTCATCGTTTCGTTCTACAGCGgagaaatacaattaaaattagaaagaAGGGGAACTCGTAATTTTGCACACTACACAAATATAAGGCACTGCTTCTGACAATCAAATTTTCtggtaaatttattgattaatttttctaCGGTCAATTATCTCCATGCcggcattttttttaaatttttaaatgctaCCAGTTTTTTTATTCGCTTACTATGAAGTCGTtctcatgttttattttatgaaagtaCAGGTTTTTAGCAGTGACAGTCTTAATATCGTGTTAGATGTCTGTCTACCATTATAATCCTCTGTATATTATCTGTACTGTACGTTCTATCGTGTGTAGTCTGTGTGACCGACCGCACTCGCGTGTCGCGCGGGCCTAAAACGTCAATTTGCGGACGCCGTTTACCGCCATTGCTCACGGTAGTGAACCGGGCCTCTACGGATTCACATAATTGTCTGTTCCATTATTTCGTAAGCGTAGGTTATGAATGTTTGGATGTACGCACATAATGTTGTATTCTCAAGTATTTCTATCTACACCACGAGGTTGAAGTTGTCTGTAAATTGTTGTATGAACAACGTAAGATGTAGAATAAATGTAAGTCTTTTAACATCGGAATATGTTCTTAGTTAAATTCAggtgtaaattaaatactcaATTAAAACACACTTTATTCACCGCGCAATAATTTGGTTGTGCTTTTGTTTCGCTCAAGTTTACTAGAtagtaaaaaatcttattataatgttatatgtttttatagtttGATGAACAAAGCTTTAATCtagtttattatgaaacatacaATGTCTTTTAAACAGCGGTCTGTGAagttattatatgttaataattgtaacatttatgctaaaaataactataaagttGAACTTTAGGTTTGTCTAATGTAGCGGATAACGTAAGTTAATATATGAAAAGGTTAAGTGAATCCGTGGAATCTCCACTACTAACTGAtcatgaattttattaataagtgatattatgtattataaaatacgaaTTTTAAACGAAAAACGTTGAATCGTTAtgattttcctttttatttcgtccttgtaaatatatttgctatattatttaataaatgaatgtaacataatattattaatgaccGAAAATAGATGAATACAAATTTTTGAAGTTGTATTATTTACCCTTGTGttacttaatactttattactgATTAATACCTAAAAATGAGCGCAGATAGAGCtacatttgaaaaatatatagatgtattacatttatcaaatattggagatcaaataatgaataatgtgAGAGATATTACTTAGTTTATTAAAcactacaaataaaacatcagtttaaattacattaaagtgATATATCAGTGCTCTCACTTTTTCTCCTTATAACAAATTTGGCAAAATCATCTTTTTCCGGATTAAAACTTGTAATTTTATCGCATTGCGCTGTCGTAGCCGCTTGTTGAATTAGCTCTCCGTATGACTTTACATCATCTCGCTTCAACCCAACCATATACTTGCGAGACTCCATCAGCACTACAGCATCATCACGAGCCATCGACCATACACTAGGCTTCAAACGGGAGAGCATGTTATGGCCAACGAACACACCATGAAACAGTCCCTGAAAGTGCGGCTTGTGCGGGTAGTGTTCCAACGCAGACAGCGATAGAAAATGAACTTTACCAAAATCCACATCGATATACGTGTCGCGATCCTCTCGCAAAATCAACGGAGCTTCATGACCACTCTCAGAAATCTTCGCGTCAAGTTGACTCAACCTCACCATGCCCAGGTTCTGTTGATTATCCAAGTTAAACGCATTTACATCAAACGCCTGTCGATTCTCCAACTCATAAAACATCCTCAATAAATTACGTTCGGAAATATCTGTGGCGCGTTTGTAGTTAACGCCATGAGTCGATTTCAACATGTCTTTGTCTTCACAGTCTAGTCCATACGCCAAGTACGGTGAGCTCACCATATCTCCCAGATATCCCCTGTGTAAGTATCTATCACCGCATTTGTAAACGCCTGCAGCAAAACTTACGTTCGGTCTGCAAACTTCCGTCTCTAACCAAGTGTAAGCAATCCCATGCTCTCTAAAGTGCTTATATTCCTGGAAACAAATTTGGCTGGCAATCTCTTTTACACGCATGTGATAGTCCCAATCGAAAACTCCTGATCTATTGTCGTACCTTACGCCGAGGCTATGACGTAGACGGTGCTCCCAAAGTTCACAGGCGTTAAATTGGTTTGTGTTACCTGTGGTCCAGAAGTTGAAAAGATTCTCCATATAATCGCGTTCTCGGTACTTCATCTGGTCTATAGACACGGAAGGTACAAGACAGCTCATGTATTCTGGGTTAGTGATCATTTCAACCAATTGGCGAGATTTCCCGCTTAGATACCGGGAGGTTGTTGGTCGAAGTAAGAGATTGCCGTAAACTTCGAGGAAGCGTCTCGTTTTCTCCAGCAAGCCGCATCGTGTCGTTCGTTCCAAGGCCAAGGAAAGAAGAAGCAGTTGACGTGCAATAAGTTCAGGACAACCATCCACAACGAACAGATTCATGTACCTTCTCTTGTGTCGGTACGCTTGCGCCAGTGTTTTGATGAGGTGTCTCGCATCGCAGCCTCCGATGACGAGAAAATTAAGTTCATATGCATTTCTGTCGCCGTGCTTAATATACTCCTGCTGCAGGTCCAATGCAGGGCTAATTCCCCAGTACATTTTACGTGCTCTTCACTACACTCTTGCCACAGAAATGGCTACAAAATCAGCCTACAATGACAATGTTATAGCTCTATAAACAATATGGTAGTGAAGCGTTATTGTAAATAGGGCGTTGCTAAGCGACGGGCTATTCTTGTTGAGGTTTACAATATAGATCTTGTAGGTTTCCTTGAATACGTTATACACGTATTAGACAAGAAAGTGATAATTTAGTGAAGGATGCAGACAATTTtactgattaatttatataaaatttaaagttataaataaacaactacGTGGAACCaaccattgaagtatttcagaaccaatacttaatatatataataatagacttacggcctttcaagaaaacagcgtacTAGTtgtcaaaaagtcgacaacgAAAGTACGTAGATTGGCCCATGGACATGTATCGCAAGTGCGAGGCTTCTGGTAATgtaatgtccatgggcggcggtaccCCCTGCCAGTTTACCTCCTGTTACATAACAAACGAAAATATCGatcaattgaattaattatttaaaacatacccAAACTCAAAattcaaatgatttatttcaatgagACCTATTACATAGGcgcttttatcaaaattacaagtaaaaatatttaaaaaaaagctctAGTTGCTGCTAAAATGTAGTTTTACATGGAGAAggatgggcaagaaactcgatatttactcatataaaataatttttacagtaTTTTGTGTACATTGATTTGGGAATTATATGTGACGACGTAGAACAAATCTAGTGGAGTGGTTAAAGAGTGCGTGTCTCAATCCTTAGCTTCATAACTTTGTTATGCTCGtaaagatttcttttttttgactaGCTTGGcaagtaatgtaaatatagtaAGGAAACTTTACTTGTAGTCCAAACAGCATCTCTGGCGTAGAAatctgatcacctacttgtctatgacAAAAAGATATCAAAGAAATAGATGCAATCAGGTCAAAGGCCCTAACGATCAACTGATTTCTTATTGTCTTATTGATTATCATGTAGAGTTTCATAAAAAgagttttttgtatatcatattattttattgcaagtgGTCTTCAAAAtgcattaacaataaattatgtcttaaaaatattttacacgtacaagtcaaaaattatttggttTAACATTTCTACCACATAGCCTctagatattttgtaatttataagctagattatttacaaaagtttaaggttatataaaaatatatataggaaaTGGTAAAACGCCATCTACACCTAACCACTAATGGAACATTTCATCTTAATAAttacaacatattttaaaagatatttgttataaatattatattatactaaccCTTCGAGAATAAATAAGGCAGAACactaattacaaaaacagCGGCGGACGGAATTTTCCAAGGCAAGACATCGGTCGTAATAAAGCAATTATTGCGACTAATACTTATAAGTCATTACAAAACCAATTATGGGtaacacaataaaattgaGATTgtgaattaaattcatatttccaGAAATGTTACCGCCACTGTTAAAAGACTAGAAGAATCGAGCAGTCTCACCACACTTAGAGCTGGCGAAACTAATGTTATATTTGGAAGGAATCATAGCTGCCCAAGTACCAGCCCCTCTTGGGCGGTATTCGCGACTTTCGTCAAGAGAACCGCGAGTCATCTGGAGTGGACAGAGATTTCGGCTTCGAGACCTTGGTTTCAATAGTCGTATTTGTATTTGGCCTCCATCCCGTACTTCTGTTTGAGTAAGAAGACGAGGTGACAGGAACCTTGCGAGTCTGTTTTATCTTTAACTTGTTCAACCACAAATCACGCGTCTTTTTATTACCCAccacaaagaaaataaacaatataaaacctTGATACGACGCAGTCAACGTAAACAAATACGCAGAAACGATATTCGATGCAAAGAGACCGAAGATCCAAGGTAACCCGAACAAAAACACTAATAAACAACTGACGGAAGCGCACCGCAACGCTTCATTGGTGTCGCCGTGCCGTTGGATTCTTCTCGATGCGAACACAGAGCGGACTATCAAGATAAATAGCGTCCAGTTCACAAAGATCACTGCACAGATCGGTGCGTAGACTGTCACCCACAAACTCACACCGGAAGGATAGCAGAAGGCACCGGTGGGAGTCTTCTCTTCAAAACGCCCAGCGTATGAGTGCGGGGCAACTGAAAGAAGGATCCCGACGATGGCACAAGGTAAACCCCAAGAGAACACGGACGCTCGCAATAATTTGTGAGAGGCGTCCCTAGTGAAGACGAGAACTAGGCGTCGGTATGACAGAACGGCTGCTACTAGCATCCAACAGAAGGATGCCAGCACAGAGTAATGTAAAGCGACACCTATCAGCATACAGGGAATGTTATAAGTACTGAAACGGGCAAAAACCACGACAATGAATGTCAGCGCCATGAGGAATATTGCAATGCAGAGTTGGAGCCAAATTTTGTTGCTGAAGTCCCGTCTCCAGGAGCGGAACATGATGGCGGTCACTGCGACTAAAGACAACCCGAACAAAGAGACGCAACATCCGATAACGGTGATCATTTCTAGAATGTTCTCGTGACGTTCGCTGAAAACTTCTTTCGGTATGAGAATTTCCGCAAAGTGAGTCAGATGTGTGCAGCGGCAGGTATCCAAAACTCCATTTCCCGTGGAAGGTATGAAGGTGCAGCCGTCTTGAGACCAGGACCCAGATCCATCATCAAGGAAATTCCAATAACCGCAAGTTCGGCTTTGGTTTCTGCTTATATTTGACGAAATTGGACTGAGATGAATGTCGATAACCTGCAAAGAATGTTagataatgaaatgaaattgtttgaaaattttattctatctatCTTTCTACGTGCGTTTTaaaattcgctcgaacggtgaaggaaaacatcgtgaggaacctGGATTGTCTTACACCAgtaagtcgacgacgtgtgttaGGCACAAAAGgatacctacttgcctattaaagaaatgatcatgaaacagatacagaaaactGATGACCGGACTTGCAatgttacaaattttaaataatggaaaattaaataaggaaaTTGGGCATTGCACAAAGACTTACCTCTCCACCAGTAAATTTAGTGACATTCTCCACTTTGATACTAAGCACTCGACTGTTAACGGCATGCAAGTCCGTGTTCTGGAAGGCTTTGTCATTTCTAAACACTACAAAGCTTACTCGACGCTGAGAGTCCGACACTGAGCCTGGTAAAACCACCACAGCCTCACTATCACCTCTTTGGAGAGATGTCTCGTTTGGAGCAACTGTAATCacatgaaacaataaaatcaaaactcaATTggaattattacttttattttcagcTACTTGTGAAAAGATACGATTTGTCAATAATTgcttatcaatttaaaagtaatattattatagaacagtggCACTATGGGTAAATATGGGAAACCTCAAATCTATCTCATAGGATCAGCCATCTGTCCTTGACACAAATCGTTTTTTGTAACTGAGATATAAGTCATAGAACCTTGACGGCATGTGTTATCATATCATCATCAACATCAACATTTGATGATGCTGAACATATATCACTAGAAATTGCAGGTCCTCGGGGTTGAGAGTCGTTAAGACTAGGcaaacacacaaaaacaatatttcctcCTATAACTCTTATAGCAAATGCCTAGGTTATTTGCGATACCAAGGGCTAGAACCAATTAGCGGATACTGAATGCTGTCCCTGACACTATAGACTTATTTATGTCGACAATCGACATATGTTCTCAGAGAGAATTCTCAGTaacgatattgtgtatataatgtgtttaatatttaatacttttttttctctcgaaattatcgtattggcatagacatttggaatatttatttattttatttatttcttaatatgtatgtatttctgaaataaataaatgaatatttttttttatgaaagtcACTCACCACTTATAACTTGAAAGGCGTCATTCACAAACACGTCATCACTCCTGGCTGCGATCCGGATTCCTCTAACCGGATTATTTGGTGTAGCATCAGCCATCACCAAAGCAATATTGCTTCTCACGGCAGTTGCCACATGGGatccatttaattttatcgtaGAACCGAGTCTGTCCAGCATATGTAACATTTGGCTCGGGATCGTCAAATCATCTGAATCTTCTAGAAGATGGTCTACCTGAAAGATTTTAGGATCTTAGTACTCCgcatatttgtttttctttagtattttcttttgtttcatataatttatacataagtatatgtttatgtttcatttttttaatataatagtctaagaccctaagtcgaattggttcagaaatacttaaGTGGGCACTGAGCAGCTAATTTCACACAGCGGTGGTacgtggcaaaaactgccttagaaaccgctcagt includes:
- the LOC111001033 gene encoding dynein axonemal assembly factor 3 homolog: MYWGISPALDLQQEYIKHGDRNAYELNFLVIGGCDARHLIKTLAQAYRHKRRYMNLFVVDGCPELIARQLLLLSLALERTTRCGLLEKTRRFLEVYGNLLLRPTTSRYLSGKSRQLVEMITNPEYMSCLVPSVSIDQMKYRERDYMENLFNFWTTGNTNQFNACELWEHRLRHSLGVRYDNRSGVFDWDYHMRVKEIASQICFQEYKHFREHGIAYTWLETEVCRPNVSFAAGVYKCGDRYLHRGYLGDMVSSPYLAYGLDCEDKDMLKSTHGVNYKRATDISERNLLRMFYELENRQAFDVNAFNLDNQQNLGMVRLSQLDAKISESGHEAPLILREDRDTYIDVDFGKVHFLSLSALEHYPHKPHFQGLFHGVFVGHNMLSRLKPSVWSMARDDAVVLMESRKYMVGLKRDDVKSYGELIQQAATTAQCDKITSFNPEKDDFAKFVIRRKSESTDISL